In Cicer arietinum cultivar CDC Frontier isolate Library 1 chromosome 7, Cicar.CDCFrontier_v2.0, whole genome shotgun sequence, a single window of DNA contains:
- the LOC101493259 gene encoding spermidine synthase 2 yields the protein MAEEKNMVEFESCMKRQKDNDNEENGKDPYGNGISSVIPGWFSEISPMWPGEAHSLKIEKILFQGKSEYQKVMVFQSSTYGKVLVLDGVIQLTERDECAYQEMITHLPLCSIANPKKVLVIGGGDGGVLREVSRHSSIEKIDICEIDNMVVEVSKQYFPEVAVGFNDPRVTLRIGDGVAFLKAAAEGTYDAVIVDSSDPIGPAQELFEKPFFQSVARALRPGGVMCTQAESIWLHMDIIEDIVSNCRQIFNGSVNYAWTTVPTYPSGMIGFMLCSTEGPTVDFKHPVNPIDEKESQKSVRPLKFYNSEIHTAAFCLPSFAKRKISSKEN from the exons ATGGCTGAAGAGAAGAACATGGTGGAATTTGAATCCTGTATGAAGAGACAAAAAGATAATGATAATGAAGAAAATGGTAAAGACCCATATGGTAATGGTATTTCATCTGTCATTCCTGGGTGGTTCTCTGAAATTAGCCCAATGTGGCCTg GAGAAGCTCACTCCTTGAAGATAGAAAAGATTTTGTTTCAAGGAAAATCTGAATACCAGAAAGTCATGGTCTTCCAG TCATCAACATATGGCAAGGTTCTTGTTTTGGATGGAGTTATTCAACTCACAGAAAGGGATGAATGTGCCTACCAAGAAATGATCACTCATCTTCCTCTTTGCTCTATTGCAAACCCGAAAAAG GTTTTGGTTATTGGTGGAGGTGATGGAGGAGTCCTGCGGGAAGTATCGCGTCATTCTTCAATCGAAAAGATAGACATTTGTGAAATTGACAATATGGTTGTTGAA GTCTCCAAACAATATTTCCCTGAAGTTGCAGTAGGGTTTAATGATCCACGTGTGACACTTCGCATCGGTGATG GAGTTGCATTTTTGAAGGCAGCCGCAGAAGGAACTTATGATGCAGTTATAGTGGATTCATCTGACCCTATTG GTCCTGCTCAGGAGCTTTTCGAAAAGCCCTTTTTTCAGTCAGTAGCGAGGGCGCTTCGTCCGGGAGGAGTTATGTGCACTCAGGCAGAAAGTATATGGCTTCATATGGATATCATTGAGGACATTGTGTCTAATTGTCGTCAGATTTTCAATGGCTCCGTCAACTATGCTTGGACTACAGTTCCTACATATCCAAG tgGAATGATTGGTTTTATGCTTTGCTCAACTGAGGGACCTACTGTGGATTTCAAGCATCCAGTGAATCCGATAGATGAAAAAGAGTCTCAGAAGTCAGTAAGACCACTGAAATTTTACAACTCTGAG ATTCATACAGCAGCTTTCTGTCTCCCATCGTTTGCGAAGAGGAAAATTAGTTCCAAAGAAAATTGA